One genomic window of Camelina sativa cultivar DH55 chromosome 5, Cs, whole genome shotgun sequence includes the following:
- the LOC104786001 gene encoding bZIP transcription factor 16 has translation MASSENLEKSSKEKEPKTPPSSSAALPSSQEPSSAVSAGMATPDWSGFQAYSPMPPPHGYVASSPQPHPYMWGVQHMMPPYGTPPHPYVAMYPPGGMYAHPSMPPGSYPYSPYAMPSPNGMTEASGNTTGGTEGDPKQPEVKDKLPIKRSRGSLGSLNMITGKNNEPGKNSGASANGAYSKSGESASDGSSEGSDGNSQNESGSGQDGKDASENGGSANGPGNGSAGTPLLPVNQTVPIMPMTAAGVPGPPTNLNIGMDYWGAPTSSAIPGMHGKVSTTVPGVGAPITRDGGHSQPWLQDDRELKRQRRKQSNRESARRSRLRKQAECDELAQRAEVLNDENANLRAEINKLKSQCEELTAENTSLKDQLLLFPPLEGINMDKDGHEPNTDQTGGAERKVDSYKDTK, from the exons ATGGCTAGTAGCGAGAATTTGGAGAAATCGAGTAAAGAGAAGGAACCTAAAACAccgccttcttcttctgctgctctTCCCTCTTCACAG GAACCTTCGTCGGCTGTGAGTGCTGGCATGGCTACTCCAGATTGGTCTGGTTTTCAG GCATATTCTCCAATGCCGCCACCTCATGGTTATGTGGCATCAAGTCCCCAACCTCACCCTTATATGTGGGGAGTTCAG CATATGATGCCTCCTTATGGAACTCCGCCTCATCCGTATGTTGCAATGTATCCCCCAGGTGGCATGTATGCGCATCCTTCAATGCCTCCG GGTTCTTATCCATATAGCCCTTATGCTATGCCTTCTCCAAATGGAATGACTGAAGCTTCT GGCAATACTACAGGCGGCACTGAGGGTGATCCTAAGCAACCTGAAGTGAAGGATAAATTGCCCATCAAAAGATCAAGGGGAAGCTTGGGAAGTTTGAACATGATTACAGGAAAGAACAATGAACCTGGGAAAAACTCGGGAGCGTCAGCTAATGGAGCTTACTCGAAAAG TGGGGAGAGCGCTTCTGATGGTTCAAGTGAAGGAAGTGATGGAAACTCTCAAAAT GAGTCAGGATCTGGACAAGACGGAAAGGATG CATCTGAGAATGGTGGTTCTGCTAATGGTCCCGGAAATGGAAGTGCTGGTACACCTCTTCTACCAGTGAACCAGACCGTGCCAATCATGCCAATGACAGCTGCAGGTGTTCCAGGCCCaccaacaaatttaaatattgggATGGATTATTGGGGTGCCCCTACTTCATCTGCTATCCCTGGAATGCATGGGAAAGTATCTACAACAGTTCCTGGAGTTGGTGCTCCAATCACGCGAGATGGTGGCCATTCACAACCCTGGTTACAG GACGATAGAGAACTTAAGCGACAAAGACGGAAGCAGTCCAATAGGGAGTCTGCTCGAAGATCCAGGTTGCGTAAACAG GCCGAATGTGATGAGCTGGCCCAACGCGCCGAGGTGTTGAATGATGAAAACGCAAATCTCAGAGCAGAAATCAACAAGCTCAAAAGCCAATGCGAAGAGCTCACCGCTGAGAACACCTCTCTGAAG GACCAACTTTTGTTATTCCCTCCACTTGAAGGCATAAACATGGACAAGGATGGCCACGAACCAAACACCGATCAAACAGGCGGCGCAGAGCGAAAGGTTGATTCCTACAAAGACACAAAGTGA
- the LOC104786002 gene encoding dolichyl-diphosphooligosaccharide--protein glycosyltransferase subunit DAD2 produces the protein MVKSTTKDAQDLFHSLRSAYVATPTNLKIIDLYVCFAVFTALIQVAYMALVGSFPFNSFLSGVLSCIGTAVLAVCLRIQVNKENKEFKDLAPERAFADFVLCNLVLHLVIINFLG, from the exons ATGGTGAAATCGACTACGAAGGATGCTCAGGATCTATTCCACTCTCTTCGATCTGCTTATGTTGCTACACCAACGAATCTTAAG ATCATCGACCTGTATGTTTGTTTCGCGGTCTTCACAGCTTTGATCCAG GTTGCTTACATGGCTCTTGTTGGATCGTTTCCTTTCAACTCATTTCTCTCAGGAGTTCTCTCGTGTATCGGGACAGCAGTTCTTGCCG TCTGCCTCCGGATTCAAgtgaacaaagaaaacaaggaatTTAAG GATTTAGCACCAGAGCGAGCTTTTGCTGATTTTGTTCTCTGCAACTTAGTCCTCCACCTGGTCATCATAAACTTCCTTGGATAA